A genomic region of Pseudomonadota bacterium contains the following coding sequences:
- a CDS encoding CoA transferase — MPGPLDGYQILDLTSVIMGPFATQTLGDMGADVIKIESPNGDVTRQIGPARNVGMSALYLNVNRNKRSLVLNLKKKKGREILLRLSKSADVVIHSMRPKAMARLGLTYADFQITKPDIIYCGCYGFGKEGPYADRPAYDDVIQGVSALSSIMGFNTSEPKHVPALLADKTTGMAATQAISFALLHRERTGEGQSIEVPMFENMVHFNLIEHFFGAKFDPPKSEFGYTRILATERKPMKTLDGYISLMPYNNKHWQAFFAAFDRNDMLYDQRVTDATYRAEHISELYIIASDLVRRCTSDEVIKRLVSADVPCMPVNNLSDLLDDPHIRATNFIFEENHPTEGKLKSTAIPTHFSKSPGSIKRHAPVLGEHSVEVLSEGGFSRDEIDSFAESGITKIG, encoded by the coding sequence ATGCCGGGACCATTGGATGGCTATCAAATACTGGATCTTACTTCAGTAATTATGGGACCTTTTGCTACTCAAACATTAGGCGATATGGGAGCTGATGTTATAAAAATTGAGTCACCAAACGGTGATGTCACACGCCAAATTGGTCCAGCACGTAATGTTGGTATGAGCGCGTTGTATTTGAATGTGAACCGTAACAAAAGGAGTTTGGTGCTAAATCTGAAGAAAAAAAAAGGCCGCGAAATATTACTACGGCTTTCCAAGAGTGCAGATGTAGTTATCCATTCCATGCGCCCAAAGGCAATGGCCCGACTAGGCCTGACCTACGCGGACTTTCAAATTACTAAACCTGACATAATCTATTGCGGTTGCTACGGTTTTGGTAAGGAAGGTCCTTATGCTGATCGCCCTGCATATGATGATGTAATCCAGGGCGTATCTGCTTTATCCTCGATTATGGGATTTAATACTAGTGAACCTAAACATGTGCCGGCATTACTTGCGGACAAGACCACGGGAATGGCAGCAACTCAAGCAATATCCTTTGCGCTGCTGCATCGAGAGCGAACTGGCGAGGGGCAAAGCATTGAAGTGCCTATGTTTGAAAACATGGTACACTTTAATCTGATCGAGCATTTCTTTGGGGCAAAGTTCGATCCCCCCAAAAGCGAGTTTGGCTATACAAGGATCTTGGCCACAGAGCGCAAACCAATGAAAACCTTAGACGGTTATATTAGTCTGATGCCCTACAATAATAAACATTGGCAAGCCTTCTTTGCGGCCTTCGATCGCAACGACATGCTCTACGACCAGAGAGTTACAGATGCAACCTATCGAGCAGAGCACATCTCTGAGCTTTATATAATTGCATCAGATTTGGTAAGGCGCTGTACCAGTGACGAAGTGATAAAAAGATTGGTTTCTGCAGACGTACCGTGCATGCCAGTAAATAACTTATCGGATTTGCTCGATGACCCACATATAAGAGCAACTAATTTTATCTTTGAGGAAAATCACCCAACAGAAGGAAAATTGAAGAGCACCGCTATTCCGACACACTTTTCAAAATCACCCGGCTCGATAAAACGGCATGCGCCCGTACTTGGAGAACATAGTGTGGAGGTGCTATCTGAAGGTGGCTTTAGTAGGGATGAAATAGACTCTTTTGCTGAGAGTGGAATAACAAAAATAGGCTGA